A single window of Anaerocolumna chitinilytica DNA harbors:
- a CDS encoding TetR/AcrR family transcriptional regulator has protein sequence MYRIGNDKRKKQSAKLICQGLEELIRTHNYEDISITNIVKASGVGRATFYRLFDDKSDVVLYQMEEVFTELIWRVGPYSDSNVIVKSLFELWLGHKELFLSLIKANLYGEFQTRLAFIIGDKLNFIQEEVGLDNRSWQYFIHVRAAMLFTAVRVAITQFNEDNPIEITDTLNRLFGKQPAIF, from the coding sequence ATGTATCGCATCGGAAATGATAAACGCAAAAAACAATCCGCAAAGCTCATTTGCCAAGGGTTAGAAGAATTGATACGAACACATAATTATGAGGATATCTCTATCACAAATATTGTAAAAGCTTCTGGAGTCGGCAGAGCTACCTTTTATCGTTTGTTTGACGATAAATCAGATGTTGTGCTGTATCAAATGGAAGAAGTCTTCACTGAATTAATCTGGCGCGTTGGTCCTTATTCCGATTCCAATGTGATTGTCAAATCTCTATTTGAACTCTGGCTTGGTCATAAAGAACTATTTCTATCTTTGATTAAAGCCAATCTATACGGAGAGTTTCAAACTCGACTTGCTTTTATAATTGGAGATAAACTAAATTTTATCCAAGAAGAAGTTGGTCTGGATAACAGAAGCTGGCAGTACTTTATACACGTGCGTGCTGCAATGCTCTTTACTGCGGTCAGGGTTGCGATTACTCAGTTTAATGAAGATAACCCGA